Proteins encoded within one genomic window of Methanothrix harundinacea 6Ac:
- a CDS encoding cyclophilin-like fold protein: MNFIEIIVDGKGSARAEIDGRNPRTAAEIMERLPQEARAQLWGEEVYFSLPFSLADENPSPSSEAGDVSFWTPGSAFCIFFGRTQPYSAVNTIGRIVSGIDVFPRVEEGDRIILRKGEG; encoded by the coding sequence ATGAACTTCATCGAGATCATTGTGGATGGGAAGGGCTCCGCCCGAGCGGAGATCGACGGCCGTAACCCCCGGACCGCTGCGGAGATCATGGAGCGGCTCCCCCAGGAGGCGAGGGCCCAGCTCTGGGGGGAAGAGGTCTACTTCTCTCTTCCTTTCAGCCTTGCCGACGAGAACCCGTCCCCCTCGTCGGAGGCGGGGGACGTCTCCTTCTGGACCCCGGGCTCGGCCTTCTGCATCTTCTTCGGGAGGACCCAGCCCTACTCGGCGGTCAACACCATCGGGAGGATCGTCTCCGGCATCGACGTATTCCCCAGGGTCGAGGAGGGGGACAGGATCATCTTGCGGAAGGGGGAGGGTTGA
- a CDS encoding flavodoxin family protein, producing MTKVLVVYHSRSGNTARMAAAVAEGAKEGGADVVMKKVEEAALEDLTGADGIVLGAPTYFGTLSAEMKGFIDGSVRVRGRLEDKIGAAFTSSGSPTGGNETTLLSMIQGMLIHGMVIVGDPLETGGHYGAVAVGAPDASALIACRKLGERVARLAKSIASA from the coding sequence ATGACGAAGGTATTGGTAGTCTACCATTCTCGAAGCGGGAACACCGCCAGGATGGCGGCGGCGGTCGCCGAGGGCGCGAAGGAAGGAGGGGCGGATGTGGTAATGAAGAAGGTCGAAGAGGCGGCCTTGGAGGACCTGACCGGAGCCGACGGGATCGTCCTCGGGGCCCCCACCTACTTCGGGACCCTCTCCGCCGAGATGAAGGGCTTCATCGACGGGTCGGTCCGGGTCCGGGGCCGCCTCGAGGATAAAATCGGCGCGGCCTTCACCTCCTCGGGGAGCCCCACCGGCGGAAACGAGACGACGCTCCTGTCGATGATCCAGGGGATGCTGATCCACGGGATGGTGATCGTCGGCGACCCCCTGGAGACCGGTGGCCATTACGGCGCCGTCGCCGTGGGGGCCCCCGACGCCTCGGCCCTGATCGCCTGCCGGAAGCTCGGCGAGCGGGTGGCAAGGCTGGCGAAATCCATCGCCTCGGCCTGA